GAAGGCCGCCGCCAGGTCGTAGAGGGACAGAAGTGGCAGGTCCTGGGGCCTGGGAGAGTCCCAAGGAAAGACCCTCCGGGACGTGGGACGTGCCCCTGCCTGGGCCTGGTCTGCTGCCTCTCCCTACCCCCTGCGCTTCTTTGACTTCAGTTCCTCCCACGGCCCTCTCCCGGGGGTGCTTACCCCGGGGCCAGTGGCTTGCCACCCCGCCTTCCCAGCTAAGCCTTGGTCCTCCGCAAAGCCCAGGGAGCAGAACCATCCCGGACGCGCGCCTGGCTAGAGGGCGCAgtcgggggaagggaagggcgaAGCGAGCTGAGGCGGCCCCGGGCACCATGGAGGGGCGATCCTGGTCAAACTGTGCCCCAGTCTGCCTTGGAGTGGAAACCACTTAGTCTGTCCCCACCTAACCCCTGCGAGTCCCCCCTTCCCTGGAGGACAGATTCGAACCACAGCTCCTGCAGACTCACGCGGCCAGACCAGCTCTCCGCCGCCCTCTGGCCCCCGCCTCTCCCCGTAGCCGCCCGGAGCTGCACCCAGCGGCtcatcctcccccactcaccctccccccgccccgccaggcgcgcctctccccgccccgcccctcctcctcgGCGTGCGGCGCGCGGGAGGCGAACGCGGGCTGAGGCCCGCGCAGCTGCCTGCCTGCCGCGAGAGGCGGCGGCCCAGCGGCCGAGCCCAGGCTGGGAGACTTGGTTCGTCGCGTCCTCCGACTGCTCCTCGGCTGCCTCCTCACCGAGCTGTGCGCCCGCGAGTGCCCGGCGCAGGAGCGAGCGGGGCACGGGCAGCTGGCGCAGCTGGGCGGCGTGGTAGTgctggccgggggtggggggggggcccgcTCCGGGGCCGCCTGGGGAGAGGCCGGCGAGGGCGCGGGGGTCTCAGACGAGCCCCCTACCCGAGCGCCCACCCCGGACTTCTGCCGGAGCTACTTCGATGTCATGGGCCAGTGGGACCAGCCGTTCACTCGGGAGACTTCATCTTCTGCTGCGGGACTTGTGACTTCCGGTTCTGCCGCCTGTTTAAGAAGCGGGACTGAGGCAGAGCACCTGCACCAAGCACGACACTCCGCTGTGGCTCGACACccgcaagcccccccccccaccccgcgcgcAAGGACGACCCCCTGCACCACCCCACGAAGGACAAGACCACCCTGATCCTTTACATCGTCTGCGGGGTGGGACGCCATTGGGCTTGTAGGCATCTTCACCAAGCTGGGGCTGGAGAAGGCGCCCGGGCGGCAGAGGGAGCACATGTCCAGGTGGGCTGCaaccctttccccccaccccccgcctcccctcccggCGCCGCTCTCCCTccacctttcctcttccttctccacctTTCCGTGGGCAATGGCGCGACCCCCACCGCCCGCACCTCCGCTGGGAGAGGTCGCCCGGGAAGCCAACTTTCGCTCCGAGCGCGGAGAGGGGGCGCTGGGCTCCGCACGGGTGTGGACTTGagcgcgtgtgtgtatgtggggggtggTCTCCGCCCACCCTCCTTCACCCTCTAGCCGCCCCCTCCCGCCTAGGATTGAGGCGGATCTGAGACACACACAGCCCGGGAGCCCACGGCCCCCGGAGTCTTGGGTTTTGGCAAGGGGTCTACCCCTCGGATTCCAGATGCTAGTTTCTAGGTAAACAGGGCAGGCGGGCCCTGAAGGGAAGCAGGTGTgtctgagggagggaaggggtgtgTGCCGCCTGCAACTCACAAGGCTGGCgaagaggaggtggagagagagagagaggggagggcgAGAACAAAAGCCTTGCCTGGAGCGGCCGCCTCTCTCACTGAGCGGCCAGGTCCCTGGAATTAGAACCTTGGTTGCCTCCCCGCCACCCGGACCCCTCCCCGCGTTCCGCTGTCGCCACTTCTCCCTGTTGGGTGCCAGGGCCTCTGCCCCGGCTGCGCCCCTTGCAGGGGTTGGCGCGGACTCCAAGGGCGGgagcccccctcctgccccctgatTCCTCAACTTTCCTTCAACTTTCCCTCAACTTTCATTATGCAAGTCCTAGTGGGAGCGAGTTGCAGCAGATGGGAGAAGGCATTTGGGGATTAATGGGGcgattttccttttgcttcttgaAAAAGTGTCTAAATTGATTCGCACAACCCAGTAACCTTGGAGGCAGAGGACACAGCCACCGGGAAGCAGCCCCCAGACGCGACGCAGGCCAGGGTTGGCGTGAGGTCTGGGCGGGCGGGGTTGGAGAGCGACTGGCCGTCTTGGGACGGCTGGATGGCTGGGCGCTAGCTAGCTCGATCTTGCCGAATGCGGGCAACGGGGTCTCCATGTGTCCCCCCACCAccctacacacagacacacaccctcCCCACACCTCCGGCGGGGGCCCATGTGTGCTCGCGTGGATGCACCAGCTCCGTGCGCCTGcctagaaaacctgaacagagaCCCATCCAAAATAGGCGAAGGAACATTACCAACTCACTAGTAATTATTATCCATTTATACTCAGAGTATCCGTtgattcccaccccacccccaagaggGGAGGGATTTGGGGCAAGAGGTGAGGAAGTTCCTCTTGGTTTGGGTCagcagggaggtgtggggggaTGTTGGCATCTTGAAGCACAAAAGTTAGCTTCGAGGGGATTCAGGAAACCGACCAACTGAGAGAGCAACACGCTGGCCCCGCCTACCTCCTGCACCCCCAAGATGCCCTGTCGCCAGCCCCACGGGCGGGGGGTTCACTTCCCCTCAGTCCCTGCCAGTCCCTGCAGCTTCCCGGGGTCTGTGTTAAGGTGAAGGAAGAGTACCGAGGCAGGACTGCGGCAGGCGACCACGGGTGTCGCCTTGGTCGGGAGAGAACCTTGCAGATTCGGATACTCGGCTGAAGTATCCACTGAGCCTTTCCCTTGCAAACCAGCGCTTCCAGGAGCCCCCGCCCGAGtgtttgggtggggggtggaggagggtaggaaaggcgggagaagggaaggtgggaaggtgCGAGCCGAGCTAAAGGTGGGCGGCTCCCTTGAGtctgtggcggggggggggggggaatggtgaTGTGTGACCTGGGTATTCCTGTTGAGGCAGCGCTCCACCGCCCACCCAAGGGCCCAGGAGGGACTCCTGTTCCTGTCCTGCCACCTTGAAGCTCTGTCTGGAGAAAAAGGATCCCCCCAGCTTAGTCGGTTGCAGCCACTTCCGCAGGGACCAGGAAAGGGCTGCTTGGGGGTGGACTCTCAGGGCATCCACGCCTCTGATAACAGCCTGGACACAAGACTCTCCCGGGACACAGTTGGGCAATTCCAGAATGTGGTCGAAGTACATTCTCTTGAAGACAAAGGATAGTTGATTTTTATTGGCAGTTTCCCCGGTGTGGTTTTCAACCCCAGCTGCTGTTTAGCACCACCTGgagtgctttaaaaaagaaaccgaACCAAAATAACCCTGTTGCTAGGGGCCGCCCTAGGCAATTTAGATCAGGATCTCTAGGGTTGCTGAGTCCGTGTACCTCTGTAAAGCTCTCTAGGCTTTCCAGTGCGTGGCCAGTTACTAGTACGGAAAAGGAAGGAACATTTGCCAGGCACACTGCActagaggggtgtgtgtgtgtatgtatacatacacactcGCGTGCACGCGTGTGCAAACACTCCTTTAGTGTGCGTGACCACCTTAGGAGACAGGTGCTATCAGTTCCCacttatagatgagaaaaatcatGGCTCAGGTTGAGTGGCTTCTCCAAGGTCACCCGGTTAGTCATAAAACTGCAGTCCCCAGCCCCCTGATTTCAACTGTGTTTTCAGTTTGAGTGAgctttgggtgggggtggggttgcaTATTCCCGTGTTCTGTCCGGAAAGGGAAAGATTCCGGGTCAGTAAAGGTCTGGGATGTGCCCCAGAAATCTGCATGTAACAGCCTCCCTGAATGGCGCCTCAAAAGTGGCCTACATGTTTGAGGAAGGCTGTTCTTGAGTTTGGTACTATTTCAGTCTTGGAGATGGATGCGTTAATCCAGTGCCACTCTCTTATTTGCATTTGGTTGTGTGTTTTCTGCACATATTTCTGCTTTGTGTATTTGTGGTGCTGGGGGCTGCCCCAAGGACCGTCCAAATGCATGTTGCACTGTGTGTGCAGTAACTTATTTCAAGTCCCAGCCACAGgtcagggggtacctgggtggcatATACCCAGCCACCTGAGAGCTTCCGGGTGAAATTAACATCTCGGCCACAGActcttaatttattttgtcttgGGCTGGGCCAGTCACTGAGATGAAGGGTTCATTCTCATTTCATCGGAAGGCACCCCCACGTCACCAACTGCTTCTGGTGACCCGTGCACTTGTGGTATCCCAGAAGAGGCCTCCGTGATGTCAGTTTTCAGACCCAGAGTCCTGGGCATGTCGGCTGCTCCTTTCTGGGCCGACTGGTACCTGAAAACAGGAGAAAGTCTCTAATTCCAGGAGCTGTGGGGGTCTTGCCCACGATACAGGCAGAGCTTCAGAGACCCTCATTCACCACCACGGCACCGTTATATCCTGCCCCTCTGTATCAGAACAAGTGACTGCAAACAGTGGCCAGCTGTGGTTACCCAGCCACACAGACATGTTTTGTTTGGTCTGCAAGGTATTgctatttatgtattctttttaaaaatttttttaatgtttatttttgagagagagagagaagagcatgagcaggggaggggcagagagagagggggtggggggagacacagatctgaaacaggctccaggctctaagctgtcagcacaaagcccaacacagggctcaaacccgggaacggcgagatcatgacctaggccgaagtcagtCGCGCAAGCAAccacgccacccaggcgcccctatttatgtattatttttatttttaagtttctctctctctttttttttaactgaaacatTTTACACATACAAAAGACAAAACTTGAAAGAAGGATAAAAATGTCTTTAGGGTTTTTCACTCCTGGTACGACTGTCATTGGGGCGGCTCATTCTTGGTTGTGGGAAGCTGTTCTGTGCATtgtgacagttaaaaaaaaaaaagtcctcagtCATAGCCACATGTCATCCGGGGGTAGAATCACCCTCAGTTGAGAGTTACTAATCTAGGCCATACAATGATGAGTATTTTGTCATATCTGCTTTAGTACAcactctgtattttcattttctctctccctttctccctccatttctttttcctttgtttcttggccaaaacatttggaaagaagtTGCAGACGTGACATTTGATCCCTAAATCCTTCACCGTGGATTgcctaagaacaaggacattccCCCACACAACACAGTCCCAGGATCACACTCAAGAAGGACAGAAACTCTGTGATACCATCAAATAGCCAATCACGGTAACATTTTCCTGGTCGTGCCACAAATGTCCTCTGGAGCTTGGGCTTCCAAACTCAGATCCAGTCAAGGCTCACTGCGTCTGGGCTGTGAAATTTCTTCAGTGTCTGTTATATATTGTGTTTTAAACCCAACTTAGAACCAAGGAGATTTCACCTAGAAATCCCAATTTCTGACTTCTCTTGAGAAATTGGTAGAACTGACAACACCCGACATGCATTTTCCCAGGGAAGCTGTTGGTTGCCTCCCAGGGGTGACTTCCCTCTTTAGAAAGCTCTCAGGTTCAcctccttctccacccccacccagttcCCTTAGTGCTGGTCCCTGCAGTGCCTAGAGACGCAGTCAGGCCGATCTCAAGTCAGATGGCCAGAGATTTCCATCCAGCCTGGCCACTTGAGAGTTGTGTGGCCTTGAGAAAGTGACTTCATCTCTTTGAGTTCTAggttcttgtctgtaaaatgagaccaTGGTGATCCCTATGTCCTAGGCTTGTGTGAGGGTTTCACTGAGACTGGGCTTGGGAGGCCCTTAGCACAGGACCTCTTGGTCACTGCTCAGCAACTTTTACCCCTTTGCCATCACCTTAATTACTGGAATTTTCTACCCCTTACCTGCCAAAGGGGTACCTAGCCCTCGCTCTGTTGTATCtttttagctgtgtgacattggtcAAGGCTCCTAACTCCTTCAGAGTTAAGCAGCGGAGGGTGACAGGTTCAGACTAGGAGAGAAGACCCAGGTATGGCCACCCTGAATGCCTTGCAAAGTGTTGGCCTGGGTGATGCTAAAGAACTCTTGTCCAGCCTTCTATTTTGCCGTGAGCTTGGGTATAAATTCTCCTTTAATGTCAGGTCCTGCCCCAGTGAGGCAGGCCTTAGGACAGTGTGCCTGTGCCTTTGAAGAGGCACAGATTTCTTTCTGTGAGGATGAACAAGGCCCTGGGGCGTGGAGGAGTCAGACTTCCAACCTGGACAGTCTGAGGCCAGGGCACAGGTCCTTGACCACTAGGCTGCACGGCCTTTGAGGGGACACGTGCAGGACTTCCGTGCTCTCAGATCACAAAGAAGTGCTTGCTGTTCTGCAAATGGCAACACGTGCAGGGGGGCCAGTTCCAGGAGCCGCTGTAAGACCAAGACCAGGAGTGTTTCCTGCATCTGCCCCTGCCAGGGCCAGTGCCCTTGGAGGAGGCATTGATGAGAAATGACCTTGGGGGCAGGAATGCCTGTTTAACGCTCCATACACTTGAGGCTGGGAGGGAACACATGCCAATTATTTTGCCCACCTTCAAACAGAATCAGAAATCCAAGTGGCACATTACACAGCACAGTGTCCTGGGTGCTTTTCAAACACAATTCAGAAGAGCTGGAGTCCCTTCTAAAGAAGTGACATCAAGCGATAAATGTCTTCccttcttttgccttttctctcttcctcctgcttccccTTTTTCCTGCATGTCTGTGGTTACCCTCTGGCTTTGACCAGCTCCCCAGCCTGGAGAAACTCTTGCAGGCACGTCTCCTTGCCCATGGAGTAGTCTGTCTATATCCTTTTTCATGGCAGGTTACTTCTCTTTGGGCAGTGGAGTCCTTGCATTTTAGCAGTCACCTTCAGTGGGATATACTTTACACAATAAAAAGCACACGTTTTAAGTTTAAGTGTCGTTTGAGGAGCTTTGCCCGTAACCACCACTCCAGAAAGTTACCTCCTGCCCACGGCCCTTGAGATCTTGAAAGACTGAAAGATGCTTCTGGTACAAGAGAAAATGCTCCAGAATCCTAGTCAAGTGTTTAAATGTCAGAACACGGTTTAGACCTCGGGACTCCTGGAAGCTTTGAACCAAGATGAGGAGCTTCTGAGCTCTGTTTGGGAATGTTGGGGTCTTTTATTTGCTCGCTGTAATTGGAAAGTGAAGGAACGGCGTATTCTCTTTTTGTTCCTCAAATATGTCAAGCTCATTGCTACCTTGGAGCTGTTGTGTTGGCTTGGATTGAATTATCCTCCATCAGACCTCACATGCTGGCTCCCTTGCCATTGAGATCTCCGCTCCAGTGTCACCTTGTCTGAGAAGTCGTCCCTGACGACCCAGGCTCAGTTACCActatccccccaccccagcccctacCAGCCCATCGCTTGGTGTTACTTGCTTCATGTCACATTACAGCCTaaaattaacttattaatttGCTGGTTTGCTACTTGATTATCCATCTCTTTACTGTTCACAGTAAGGAGTGCGGGGACACTTCACAAATCTCTTCCACTgttgtatcctcagtgcctagaacagtatctggcacaaagGGGTTCTGGGTTCTGACATCCCAGTTTACAAAAAAagtatctcctctttcattcattcattcattcattcacccattcacatattcatttaattgatatttattgagcacctatggCATACCTAGCACTGTTTTGAGAGCTATAAGAGAGTAGTGACAGTACAGACACAATCCCTGCACTCAAGAATGCAGTCAAATGGCCCAAGACAGGTAACACACAAATACATCTAGAAGGAAATTGACACTAAATTGAACCTTATGAAATTGCCAATATTCAATCATTTTTGACTACAAAAAGTGGCAATGTTTCAACCTAATTGTTCTGAACTGGGACAAGTGATATCAAGGAAAAGTATAGTTTCTTTAGTAAGGTACCTGTATTAGTTAGGGTTccccagagaaagagaactctatttatatatacatacatgcagtTGAAGGCTGTCAGACAGGAAAATTCCCCTTTACTCAGGAGAGGGTCGGCCTTTTGTTCTGTGCatgccttcaactgattagacgAGGCCCACCTGAACAATGGAGGGCAATCTACTCAGTCTGTTGAATGTCAACATTCATCTCATCCAAACGCGCATTCTCAGACGCATCCAGAATGACCTTTGACCAAATATttgggcaccctgtggcccagtaAAGCGGACGCTTAAAAGTTACCATTATAGTTCTTTTAGGGACTTAGTACTCAGAGTGTGTCCTGTGGAGCGGCCTCATTTTCATGACCTGGGAGCTTGAGCAGAAGAATCTTATGCCCTGCCTCAGACTTACTGaaatagaatctgcattttatcaaGGCCCCTAGGTAGCAGGAATGCACATCATTTGAAAAGCACCCAAACTAGGTGCCACAAAGAGATGGCAAATCCTTGGGAATTTGTTTGACTTACAGCCCACAGTTGGTGATTTCCATGGTCTTATCTATGAAGCTTTATGGACACgtattttcacatgttttttagTATGTTCCCTAATCCGTACACATTTGTTGTACTAATAATACCAGTGAACAGTTATTAGGTACATTATAAAGCATAcataataacacattttaaactgAGCTGAAGGTGCAgtca
This genomic stretch from Lynx canadensis isolate LIC74 chromosome D1, mLynCan4.pri.v2, whole genome shotgun sequence harbors:
- the LOC115525331 gene encoding LOW QUALITY PROTEIN: uncharacterized protein LOC115525331 (The sequence of the model RefSeq protein was modified relative to this genomic sequence to represent the inferred CDS: inserted 4 bases in 3 codons; deleted 2 bases in 2 codons), whose product is MLTGDDRRLEAREARPDCATSGEDVWGAPRAQGQPTPETQARAPGVGGWLRLGVQALRCTGSGRAEAARRCALLRNAEKAAARGGGPAAEPRLGDLVRRVLRLLLGCLLTELCARECPAQERAGHGQLAQLGGVVVLAGGGGGARSGAAWGEAGEGAGVSDEPPTRAPTPDFCRSYFDVMGQWDQPFXSGDFIFCCGTCDFRFCRLFKKRXLRQSTCTKHDTPLWLDTRKPPPHPARKDDPLHHPTKDKTTLILYIVCGVXDAIGLVGIFTKLGLEKAPGRQREHMSRWAATLSPHPPPPLPAPLSLHLSSSFSTFPWAMARPPPPAPPLGEVAREANFRSERGEGALGSARVKEEYRGRTAAGDHGCRLVLAWVMLKNSCPAFYFAVSLGINSPLMSGPAPVRQALGQCACAFEEAQISFCEDEQGPGAWGVRLPTWTV